The Delphinus delphis chromosome 2, mDelDel1.2, whole genome shotgun sequence genome segment ATACAGGATGTTCTGATGTCGACATCGGGTTCACCTGTACAGGAATGTGCAAGGCTGGACACAAGCGGGTCCAGGGGCAGGGACTAGACTACGAGACCCTTTGAGTTCCTCCTCCACCCTGGAGTCCCCCAATCACGGCTCACCAGAGGGGAAGGCCTGCAGAATAGGAaacaggcccagggagggggccCACAGCTAGTGGCTTTCTCACACAGATGCCTCCCACCTGCTTTCAGAGGCCCTAGCTGGGTTCCAGGTCTCACTCAGCTGAAGGACAAACCTCTAGTCTAGACCCAAGGCCCCTGCAGCTACTAGGAatagggggggtggggagggttgcTTATGGCTTGAAGCTGCCTCTGCCTGGGAACATCTGGACATGGAGGCGGCAGGGGGGCTCAGCTGTGCTCTATTCAGAAGTCAGGAATGTAAACTATTGAGGGCGCGAAGTAGAGATGACACCGCCCTCAAAAACCCGAGCGCTGTGCCAGGGCCCTGGGGCTGTTCGGAACAACCACGCCAGCACAGAGGTACCGCATGCGTGCTCCCAGCCCAAGCCCAGAGCTGGAGGCCCGGCCAGAGAGCGGCCCTGGGTGGCACTTGGCACCTCTGGCCAGGGCAGGGCGAGAAGGATCCCAGGAGTCTCTGCAGGTCCTGGCCAAACCCTGACATGCCTGATGGCCCTTCTACAGCCTGGAAAGAAGCACATTTCTCggcagggctgggctccagtggacTGAGTCGGCCGGGAGGGACCATGCTCTGGGCTGGCAGGCCCTAGGGTGCGCTTCTCCGGTAGAGGGTCACCAGCTCCTTCCGCTTCTCCCGGAGCCCAGGTGCTTCCTGGCTCAGCTCTCCCAGATCTCTGATCTCCTGCAGGACCTGGGTGGCCTgcctcagctgctccacggcctGGCTGAGCAGCGCCTCGGCATTCCCAGCAGCCGGCTCACTGCCCAGCACCTTGTTCAACAGTTTCTCCGTCTGTTCCGAGGCCACTTTCACCTCCAGCTGGGCCCGATACAGCTGTTCCCCAGGCTTCCGTGGACGTCGGGGGCCTTCCCCAAGCAGGTCCCCCAGGGAGGAGCAGCGGGGATGGAACTGAGGCTGCGGGTCCCAGTGGGGCAGTGCTGTGGACGTTGTTGCATCCTTTGGGCAAGTTCCTGGGGTGCCTGCATCCCGGGATGGCTTGATGGGCTCAGGGCTGTCATCCACACCATTCACCGAGACCTGTGCTGGGCCTCGGGCAGAGGTCTCAGAGGCCCCAGGACTCTGGGCTGGCccagaagcctgcacgccactcATGGAGGCTCTCAGTTTCTCCGATAAGATCTTGGCTGGGGGTGTCGGGGGTGGAGCgggcttcccaccctccctaggcACGGCCTTGGAAGTCCCAGAATCGGGCACCTGGGGCGGTTCTGTACTCTCAGGGTCAGGGGGCTCCTCAGGGCTGGGGCTCTCCCAGCTCACCTTCAGTTTGTCAGGCAGGACCCTGCTGGGGGGCTGCTCAGAGCCCCTGTCCTCCCCCACTGGAGTCTCTGAGTCTTCTCGGCTTTCAGGGTGGGCCTCAGAGCTTGCTGGGACAGGGGTTGAGGCTCTCTCCCCTACAGGGGTCTCCACTCCGTCACCAAGACTGGTCGTCTCAGGTGCTGCAGAAGGCTTGGTAGGAGGCATGGGCGGCCGGGGTGTCTCCCGGGGCTGGGCTGCCCTGACATCATTGCTGGGGGCAAACACTGGCAGCCCGCTGTCAGGAACATCAAGGTCCAGGCGCGAAAGCCCATCGGATGCTGCACTGGCTACCTGGGTGGAGGGGCAGGATATGGGCATGAACTTGGATGACCAGCCACTGGGTCAGGTGTGCCCACCTACAAGGTATTTAAGCCCTCCCATCTAGGCTGCCCAGGCCCCTGGCCCCCTACTCTCCATGCCCTCTGCTCTGGTTTCCAAAGCCACCTGATTAGAAGCTAAAGTGATTCTCTGATGAATCCTCTCCTGTCTCTCACTTCCATAGAATTCCTGGTTTTGAAATCACAGGCCAGGAAGCCAGAGCTAGGGTGCGCTCTCAGCGCCCCAGCCTGGCTTCTTCCAGCCTGTGTGATAGGCCGCTCTTTTGAATGGCAATTGTGCTGGCCTGGGTGTCAGGGGACACGGTTCCAGCCTGGCTGTGGGCCTTGGGAGGGTCCCTTCTCTGCAACCACCCACCCAGGGTCCCCACAGTCAGCAGTCGACAGGACCAGAACCCACATATGGGTCTCCTGCGTCATCCTGAGCTTGCTCGCCCTGCAGACCTCTGTCCGGTCGGCCAGCCCTCCGGGCCAGAGCTCTCCAGCCTTCGCCTGCCCAGCTGCTCAGCAGCTGGTGCCCACTCTCCTCGTGCTGTCACGTGTGGCCCCAGACACGGGCAGCCCCAGACCACAGCTGAGTGCCAGAGGAGAACAGCTGCACCCAGCAGGCAGCTGGCGCCATCTGGCCCCAGGGGCCCACAGGGACACCCAGCAGCCCCACGGTCATGGGGAAAACTCCCAGGGAGCCTCAGAGGGCCTGGAGCGGGGCTGGGCAGGAGGCCCTTCCCAAGGTCCCTCAAGGTCCCTCACTCCCTTTTACACACACAGGGTGACCTGGCCTACACATGCGCTCAGTCACCGGACACGAGTGCCTCCCTGAATTCTTCTCAGAGGGTTCCCCTCTCCAAGGCTGGCCTGCCCCACACCTCCTAGGCCTCCTCCCTCAGACATGACTTTCCTCTCTGGCTACTTCAGTCACTCCCTCTGCAGGCTTTTTTCCCTCCGCTGACAGACATGAACAGGCTATCTCATCTCACCAGCAAACACTCCAATGACCTTGGcccctttctgtctccctccttccccaccatgGTCTATCTCCTTCTCTCCAGCATCCCCAGCCCTGCACCCCATGACAGCCCTAAGCTGAGAAAATGTGCTGTAAACGTCACCATCTGCCTTTTCCTCAGTCCTGCCTCGTGACTTGTGGCTGCCAACCTGGCTGATGACCCCCAGTCCTGTGCCCTTCTCTCCGGATGCGCCACTCTCTGGCTTCCTCTTCCTTTGCTCCCTACTGCCCCCCATTCCCCAAAGGCAACATCGGCTGAGGTTCTTTCCTGGCCTCCAAGGTCTCTCCCCCAACTATCGACACCCATCAGTAACACTGGTCTGACGAAgggctcctccctgccccctcccccttgcccaTAACTTCTCCCACATTCCCTGTGTCCAGGGCCTCCCTTCGCCGGGTCTCCAGGCTTGGGGGCACTCCTGACAACCCTCCCTCTTTGTCCAGTCCGCCTCCCCGAGTCCTGAATTCAATCACAAGCCCAGGTGGCTCTTGCTTCCCAGTGTCTCTTGCACCGGCCCCTCCCTTTTCACCCCCTCCTGGGGCCTAGaggccccacccctgcctctatTTCCTGGCCCCCTGCCTTTCCCTCCATCAACCTGACCCATCCTACCCAGGGCCTCCAACTGACCTCTGCAACGCACCCTCCCATCCATCCTGCCCCCGACTCCTGCTTTCAAGGCCTCCACAATttcctccccctaccccacctTCCCAGACACATCTCCCAGCCAAAGGGACCAGGCACACCTCAAActcccctgccctgggcctcaaGCTCGCACCATTCCCTCCACCCAGGACCTCCCTCACTCCAAGTCTGCCCACTGAAACCGTTCCCATGCTTCAAGGGTCAGCTCAGGTGTCTGTGGGTCCTCCGTGGTCCCTCCTGCTCAGCCTGCCTGAGCCGCCCTCTGTACCAAAATTAGACAGCGCTGCTTGGAGCAGTCCGTGGACAGGTCTCCTCTCCGGCTGGAAGCTGAGCTCTGAGAGGCGGGGACTAGCCTCAGGCTCTCAGTTTCCCTCCAGCACCAGGTTGGGTTAAGGCCCGTGGACTCAACACGGGAAGCAGGCGCACCCACTCCCTGAGGACATACAGCACTCGCGCCTCCACACCGACACCCCGCATGCCACTCAGGCAGCCCGATACCAAGAGTGCTCAGGAAAAAGGTGGCCCAAGCCCGCGGCCACCTAAGGAGCTGTGGTCCCAGGCTCATCTGACTCCCAACCTTCCCAAGCTGGGGCCAAGGCCTTACCTCCTTCAGGTGGACTCTTGTAGGGGGCCGGCGCCGCTGACCCCCACGTACGCGGTCCCGTGTCACATGCTCCAGGGCACAGCTCTTGTCCACCTTTACCTGGGAAGGACAGGGAACCACGTCAGTCCCCAGCAGGCCTTGAGGAGAGGAGGAAACGCCCAGGCGTTAACCTGAGACTCAGAGGCAGGGTCTGCACCTGCATCCTTGCTTGACAGGGTCAAGGGCCCCAGCTGTCCCTCTCTTTGAGGCACCTCCCTGCTTTTCCCCCCGACTCTCCACAGCCTGTGTCATCTCTCTGCAGTCTGAGGCTCTCCCTTCTCTGCAGCTGCTTGCACAGCCTCAGTCTTCCTGCCCAAATGTGGGCTATCAGCCCTCACCCCTCAGTCCACTGCAATACGTAAGCAGCCCCGAGGCTGCTCTTGCGCTAAGCTTGGGGGGGAGCGGGGAGAAGACAGCCCACGATCCCCTAGTACCTGGCTTCCAGAAAAGACCTTCCCTGGCCCCAGTCACTCTCCCAGGACCCCTGGGGATAGCTCAAGAAAGAGCAGGGCCTCCACCCCCAGGGGTCAGGGAGTCTGGGGGGCAGCGTCTCCTCTCTAAGGAtaaggaatgggggtggggagtagcCGGGAAGCCATAGGAAGAGTCACGTGGGAAATCCAGACTCTGAATCCCGGAGCAGCCTGTCCCTGCGGTGGGGGGGTGGGCTAAGACTCTTCTGCCCACAGGTGAGGCTCAGGCCCACCTGAGGGTCTTTGCAGTGGAGGAGCTGGTCCTGCTCCGCCAAGACTGTGGGCCGAGACCCAGCCCATGCTCCTGTGGCCTCCAACACTCTCTCCCCTGAAATGGGGACACTTTCCCAAGCAAGTGAAGGGCTGAGCATGGCACAGTCACGTAAGACGTGATCCAGGAGCCATGGCTGCGAGGCAGGGAACCTGGGTGTTAAGAGGGAACCTGCGTGGGAAAATTCGCTCCCCTTGGGTCTCAGTCTTCTGCAATCCAAGGGGTCACTCTAGGTGGCCCCCCAAGCCCATTTTTGCCCAAACAGCTATGAATCCATGATATCAAAGATAAACCCTCCCTAGGAGATCTGGCCCCCTGGGACACCCTGCCTGCCGAAAGCCTGATCATGGCCCTGCTGCCATCACCACTACAGCACAGGGGGCTGGGTGGCCACTGCAAGCAGATAAGGAGGCCCAGGGTTAGAGCCAGCCAAGCTTGGACTTCACCGCCCAACTGAAGAGTGAGCTGTCAAGCTCTCAGCTCACCCACAGACCTCTCTGCTGTTTCCTGCTGTTTCCGGCTGGGGCTGGGTTGGAAAGGATGCATGGCTGCACCCAGTCAAGTTCTACCCCACCACTTACCCacgttttaatttaaaacaagttacttaacttccttacacctcagtgtcctcatctgtaacatgggaacaCAACCACCTACTTTGAGgggtattgtgaggattaaacgaggtAACAACCACAGATGCCCCAGTGTTTGTAGCAGTGACATAATCAAGGGGCtgtcagggtggggtggggcagggtccACTCTGAGATCACACACGGTGGGAAAGGAGACCCAGAGCCGTTCACAGGACCTCATCGCACCTCGTCGAAAGCCTTGTTCTTGCCTCGGTTGATCCCTTCATTGAGGGCTTTGATCCAGGATTCCTTCTCCTCCCCATTGGATGCCTGGAACTTGATGTCGCTGACCTGCAAGGGGCATGCGTGGGGTGGATAGTAGATGTTTAAAAGGGTTCCCATTTGGGGTCTTGAGGAAGCTTCCCACCCAAGATTGAAGTCTGCCCCCGCACAGCTGGTCAGGAGCAAACCACAATGACCCCCACGTCAGGTCTGACACTGGGGCTTCAGAGCAAGGGAGGGGACAGATCCAGCAGAGAAGGGGCCCTCTCCATGTATACAGCTGCCAGAGATTTGGATTCAAATCAGCCTTGCCCAGCTCTGGTCTCACTCCATGTGACTCCCGCAGACCAGCTGCCTGACCTCTGAGTTTTCTCTGTAAAGTAGGAGTAGTCCCAGTCTACTTCCATCAGACTGAGTACAATGACAGAGGTGACAGGCATGAGgggtgtccattggtgaaggccCACTGGAACCAGGGCCGCCTGCAGCTGCCCAGTGGGCCCCACAACCAGTCCTGGACAAGTGAAAAAGTCCCAGGGTCTCCTTTCTGGCCTTGAATCACAGGCTGCAAGAGAGAAAGGGCATTAGGGGGTCAATTCCAGCCCCCTCATCatatagataagaaaaaagaGGCTCATCAGATGGGATGGGACTTGGCCAAGGTGGCCTAAAGTAACCCCATGACTTGACCTCACACCCAACCTCATCCCACGCTACCCCACGGGTTCCTTCCCACCTCAGGCAGGAGCTCCGAACTCCTACATTAGCATCAGAAGGCAGCTCAGAGAGGCCCCTTCCTGTCAGGCCCCATGGTCAGACAGGAAACAGTGGAAGGAGTGAGGTCACACAAACCCAGGAGCCACCCCTATGGTGGACACAGCAGTAGGGCCTCTGAGCTGGACAGACCAGCACTCACAGCTGGCTGACTCGGAGCCTCAGGGAGCTATGAAGATCAGTGATGTAGCAAAGTGTTAAACGTGGAAGCGGGCACAGAGCGGGTGCTCAGTACTAGGAATTATCACCATTTATCTCCTTCTGGACAAAACAgtcctagtttcctcatctggaaaaaggGATGACACCGCCTACCACAAAGCAATGCTGAGGGAATTAAACATGACTAAAGCcacagcctggcacatagtaggtactcagaaaTGGTTACTGAATgaatagctaatcaatgaatgaacTGGCCCAAGGTTCCTGTTTTGGGGCCGCTGCGCACTCTGACACTAGGAAGCCCTAGTTCTTTGTCAGGCGGGTCGCCAGCTGCCCATCCCTGCCCGGGTGTTAAGATAGCGCTTTCCCTCCTGCTGCTCTCCCAGTTATGTAACATGCAGCCCGCCTGGCCCCCTCAGCATCCTTGTTATATAACTTCCTCCTGGCTGCCTCTGCCTTCTCCTCACACAGGGCCCTGGTTCCACCCACCTCCCCATGCCAGGCACAGCCCAATGCTCATTTGCATGACCAGGGTAAATTTGATCCTGGCAGCAGATCGGCAGCTAAGTCGAAAACCCCAGGGCACCTTGGCAACTGCCTCAGCCCAGCCATCAGGGCCGGTAGGGGCTCAGGAAGGGACAGCGCTGCATCTGGGCTCTGAAAGGGCCCACCCAGCCCTGAATGAGGGCTGCGAGTAAGGTGACCCAGGGCAGCCCATGAGCCCAGCTACGCTTCTCCTGCTCACAGGCCCTGAGTTGGTGGGGTCCCTGCCTGGTGCAGGACTTAGCATCCCAGAGAGCTTGAGAGGCATACACTTGAACTCAGCAACAGATGCAGCAAGAGAAAGAGCACTGGCCTGAGAGTCAAGTTCACAGCGTTCTAGTCGCACCAACCTGCAATGAGACCTGCACAGGTCTCTTTACTACTCAGGGCCTCAGTGGGACAAAAACACAACCACTGGACTCAACCCAAGCTGTGACCCTTTCCCATTGACAGCCCACCTAGGCAGGCTGCGGGGAGGGTGTTGGCCCAGGGGCTCCCCTAGGAGAGGGAATACGAAGTTAAATGGGACCCAGCGTCACCCTAAGGAACCCTGAAATCCTGCTGAATGAGCCAGGCATCCCACAAGGTGGTCCGAATGGGGACAAACAGGAGACCAAGAAGTTGCTCCTCTTGCCTTGCCAGGACCCCTGTGTCCTGAAGGCTGCACACGTCCCTCCTCAAGCCCTTCCTAGCACAGGCCCCACTAGGAGAAGCTAACGGGACTGGACACAGAGAAGGCCCACATGGCTGGAAAAGGGGGGAGGACAAAatggcagagaggaaagaagcgggagggggagagaggagacaggaaagaggaaagggcCAAGCTGGCTGAAACCAGCGGGGCAGCAAGGCCCAGCAGAGGCCACCCCGCTTCCTGGCAGCGTCTGCCTGTGACCTCATGGCAGGGGCGTGGggacagggaggcaggagggagaggggcacGCAAGACACTGGAGTCTTTGTTTATTtgattagagggaaaaaaaggcggCCTCTGGACCAGACAGCCAGGGTCATGTGACCTCCCGGCCAGCCTGCAGCCTCCCTGAGGAGGGGAACACCCAGGGCgataggaaaggagagaggatgcTTGGGGGGGCGGGGCCGTCTACCATCTGGCCTTTGGAGAGCGCCCACTCTCTGTGTGAGCTCCTGGGTGCCGAGGGTCAGGGGCCCTTGAGCCGGAACCAGCGTGGGCTGTGCTCCCGCTGCCCAGCAGCCCCCACCAATCACCCCACGGCCCTATCTCCCCGACCCTCGCCCTGCTCCCAGGGTCACCCAGAGCTGACCTGAACTCTTGGCACGATTCAGGGATGAAAGGGAGGGTGCTGGCCGAAGCAGCTGACAATGCAGCTGCACAAACAGGCCTCTCGGAAGgtgacgcccccccccccccgagtgGGGCCCGACCCACCTGGCCCACCACCAGATGATTCTCAGAGCCGCGAAAGGAGGTGGCCCACAGAACCGTGCTGGCAGAGGACAGAGAAGCAAGGTCCCCTCCACCTCACATCCACATATGCTCACTAAGGGACACACAAAGACCCAGGCAGCCCCTGGGCCAGGCGAACACTCAGCGGCACATAAAGAGGTGCACACACGTGTATCAGGCACACAGGCAGACCTTCACATATAGCGCACTCTACACCTTTcccaaatacatacacacaaatacagcGCCACTGAGAGAGGAAGTGGATCTCCAGGACAGGGTCGGGGTTCCAGGGCCTGAAAGACCAAAATGTGGCTCTCCCCTTCCTCACAGAGCCCTAAGCATCAGAGGTCAATGAAACCTGCCCCTACCCTgggcacacacaccccccaccccgcccagggtCAGAGCTCCACGGTGGCTCCCTTGCCCCCAACCACCGCCAAGTGGGACAGAGGGTTAGTGAGTAAAGCATCGTGGTCTCCTCCAGGGCCCAGAGCTCCGGGGACCACAGAGGACTGGGTTCCTGGCCCTTAAACCTATGAAAGAGACAGAATGGCTTCGGGCAAGCCCAGACGAGGCCCACTCTCCAACCCCCAGCCTCTGTGACTCAGCCCCGCTCTGCGAGGCTCCACATGACATGCAGAGGTTGGGGCAAGGCACGGCCCAGCTGCAGATTGGTGTGACCTGGCGAGAGGTGCTGTAAATGCCAGCCTCCAATCTGATCTCCCTCCTGACATCTGTGAAACTCTACCACATGTTAGCACCCACCCGGACCCCCTGCCAGAGGTGCGGGGTGCAAACAGCGAACTTCATCCACACACACAGCATGTCCCAGGGCGAAAACCTCTCAGGCAAGAGACTTCCTCCAGCTTCAGCCAAGAAAGAACAGTGCAAAGGGAGGAAAGCTGGGGGGCTGCAGGTCCAAGCACTGAGCCTCGGATGAAAGGTAGGAGAGGTGGCCCACCCAGGAAGGCCTGGGATGAGGGGAGGGTGTGGCCGCCTGACTACGTCAGGGTGTCAGAGGCCTGGCGGGGTGAAGGCCTCATCCCCAGCTTTCTTGCCTCAGTCCTGGGCCTCCTGGGTCCGGGAGATGGCCAAGGGCCCCACCTCCCAAAGACTACTTTCCAACTACAGCCTGGGAAGGAGGCCCCAGGGCctagaaggggagaggggagcagagcTCTCAGCAGAGGTCTAAATGCGCCTCCTATCAACCAGGGGCTGGGGCAACTTCAAGTTAAAAGCAAGCCAAAGGTCCAACCTGTGGCAGCCCCTGGGTCTGGGCC includes the following:
- the PLEKHO2 gene encoding pleckstrin homology domain-containing family O member 2; its protein translation is MEEEGVKEGGQKPRGAQTADKAGWIKKSSGGFLGLWKDRYLLLCQAQLLVYENEDEQKCVETVELGSYEKCQDLRALLKRKHRFILLRSPGNKVSDIKFQASNGEEKESWIKALNEGINRGKNKAFDEVKVDKSCALEHVTRDRVRGGQRRRPPTRVHLKEVASAASDGLSRLDLDVPDSGLPVFAPSNDVRAAQPRETPRPPMPPTKPSAAPETTSLGDGVETPVGERASTPVPASSEAHPESREDSETPVGEDRGSEQPPSRVLPDKLKVSWESPSPEEPPDPESTEPPQVPDSGTSKAVPREGGKPAPPPTPPAKILSEKLRASMSGVQASGPAQSPGASETSARGPAQVSVNGVDDSPEPIKPSRDAGTPGTCPKDATTSTALPHWDPQPQFHPRCSSLGDLLGEGPRRPRKPGEQLYRAQLEVKVASEQTEKLLNKVLGSEPAAGNAEALLSQAVEQLRQATQVLQEIRDLGELSQEAPGLREKRKELVTLYRRSAP